From Catenulispora sp. GP43, one genomic window encodes:
- a CDS encoding inositol monophosphatase family protein: protein MSENADPKDLLELAVRLAAEAGRILVRERPRDLGVADTKSSPTDIVTVMDQRSEKFIVEGILAERPDDAILGEEGSDREGTSGVRWVIDPIDGTVNYLYELPLWGVSIGVEIDGETVAGVVEIPMLRETFTALRGHGAYRNGEPIRAYSAQSEGKPVPLERALVATGFGYAAQRRAVQGAIVADLLPRVRDIRRGGSAALDLCAVACGRVDAYYERGAKPWDLSAGALIAQEAGAKVGGLYGAAASDEMTVAAAEGLFEALCDFLEGHDAARDS, encoded by the coding sequence ATGTCTGAGAACGCCGATCCCAAGGACCTGCTGGAGCTGGCGGTGCGGCTGGCCGCCGAGGCGGGACGGATCCTGGTCCGGGAACGTCCGCGCGACCTCGGCGTGGCCGACACCAAGTCCAGCCCCACCGACATCGTGACCGTCATGGACCAGCGGTCGGAGAAGTTCATCGTCGAGGGCATCCTCGCCGAACGGCCCGACGACGCCATCCTCGGCGAGGAGGGTTCGGACCGCGAGGGCACCTCCGGGGTGCGCTGGGTGATCGATCCCATCGACGGCACCGTCAACTACCTCTACGAGCTCCCGCTGTGGGGCGTCTCCATCGGCGTGGAGATCGACGGCGAGACGGTGGCCGGCGTGGTCGAGATCCCGATGCTGCGCGAGACGTTCACCGCCTTGCGCGGCCATGGCGCTTACCGCAACGGGGAACCGATCCGCGCGTACAGCGCGCAGTCGGAGGGCAAGCCGGTCCCGCTGGAGCGTGCTCTCGTGGCCACCGGTTTCGGATACGCGGCCCAGCGGCGCGCGGTGCAGGGCGCGATCGTCGCCGACCTGCTGCCGCGGGTGCGGGACATCCGGCGCGGCGGCTCGGCGGCGCTGGATCTGTGCGCTGTGGCGTGCGGACGCGTGGATGCCTACTACGAGCGCGGCGCGAAGCCGTGGGACCTGTCGGCCGGGGCTTTGATCGCACAGGAGGCCGGTGCGAAGGTCGGCGGCCTATATGGAGCGGCCGCCTCCGACGAGATGACGGTGGCGGCCGCTGAGGGTCTGTTCGAGGCGCTGTGCGATTTTCTCGAGGGACATGACGCTGCGCGGGACTCCTGA
- a CDS encoding DUF4193 domain-containing protein, translating to MATDYDTPRKTDDDLNEDSLEELKARRTDKAGGLADLEEGDNESLELPGADLSNEELSVRVLPRQADEFTCTSCFLVHHRSQLAREKGNEMICKDCA from the coding sequence ATGGCTACCGACTACGACACACCGCGCAAGACCGACGACGACCTCAACGAGGACAGCCTGGAGGAGCTGAAGGCCCGCCGCACCGACAAGGCCGGGGGCCTGGCAGACCTGGAGGAGGGCGACAACGAGTCGCTCGAGCTCCCCGGCGCCGATCTGTCCAACGAGGAACTGTCGGTGCGCGTGTTGCCACGCCAGGCGGACGAGTTCACGTGCACCAGCTGTTTCCTGGTGCACCACCGCAGTCAGCTGGCGCGTGAGAAGGGCAACGAGATGATCTGCAAGGACTGCGCCTGA
- a CDS encoding gamma carbonic anhydrase family protein, translating into MAVYAIGDAVPEIHPEAYIHPDATVIGQVSVGAGSTVWPGAVLRGDYGRITVGDRTSIQDGTVVHATETLPTVIGSDCVVGHIAHLEGCVVEDGCLIGSGSVVLHRAVVRTGALVGANAVVSNGTEVPSRAMALGVPAKIRENAVPEGSFDDAVARYVANGKRYREELRRVD; encoded by the coding sequence ATGGCCGTCTACGCAATCGGCGACGCAGTACCGGAAATCCACCCCGAGGCCTACATCCACCCGGACGCGACGGTGATCGGCCAGGTCAGCGTGGGCGCCGGCAGCACGGTGTGGCCCGGCGCGGTCCTGCGAGGCGATTACGGCCGGATCACGGTGGGCGACCGAACGTCGATCCAGGACGGCACGGTGGTGCACGCCACTGAGACCTTGCCCACAGTGATCGGTTCCGACTGTGTCGTTGGTCACATCGCGCACCTGGAGGGGTGTGTGGTGGAGGACGGGTGCCTGATCGGTTCGGGTTCCGTGGTGCTCCACCGGGCGGTGGTGCGCACGGGGGCCCTGGTGGGCGCGAACGCGGTCGTGAGCAACGGCACGGAGGTCCCCTCCCGCGCGATGGCGCTCGGCGTCCCGGCGAAGATCCGCGAGAACGCGGTCCCGGAGGGCAGCTTCGACGACGCCGTCGCGCGCTACGTGGCCAACGGCAAGCGGTACCGCGAGGAGCTGCGGCGCGTGGACTGA
- a CDS encoding flavoprotein translates to MPVLYLIACGAPPAAELLSHPEAVPGLQADGWTVCVLCSPSGEHFLDSAAVSIATGYPVRVEPRLPGEPDVLPSPDAIMVAPATFNTLNKWALGISDTLILGILNEYLGAGLPIAASVWAKDELQRHPAFDGHAQLLFESGVRFIQPDEDVRQFPWRHLRSAMAELLTE, encoded by the coding sequence GTGCCAGTGCTCTACCTCATCGCCTGCGGCGCCCCGCCGGCCGCTGAACTGCTGTCCCACCCCGAGGCGGTACCGGGCCTGCAGGCCGACGGCTGGACCGTGTGCGTGCTGTGCTCCCCGTCCGGGGAGCACTTCCTGGACAGCGCCGCCGTGTCGATCGCGACGGGCTACCCGGTGCGCGTGGAACCGCGTCTGCCGGGCGAACCGGACGTCCTGCCGTCCCCGGACGCGATCATGGTCGCCCCGGCGACGTTCAACACCCTCAACAAGTGGGCCCTGGGCATCTCCGACACCCTGATCCTGGGGATCCTCAACGAGTATCTGGGCGCGGGCCTGCCGATCGCGGCATCGGTGTGGGCCAAGGACGAGCTCCAGCGGCACCCGGCGTTCGACGGGCACGCGCAGCTGCTCTTCGAGAGCGGCGTCCGTTTCATCCAGCCGGACGAGGATGTCCGGCAATTCCCGTGGCGGCACCTGCGCTCGGCGATGGCAGAACTCCTGACGGAGTGA
- a CDS encoding sensor histidine kinase — protein MAGNSGAVDSTYGGDVGAAPAPARGGRRGLTIRLRMTIAYGAAVFLTGAVLVYTAYSLFKWRLSHPNQNLADPPGCPVLKPRDAPGQAAYCNSVKNKQILSQIDKPLIFVLLISAVVAVLIGYFLAGRFLRPINQITRTARRVASRPDRALHARIDMEGPADDELVTLAQTFDGMLDRLDHAFEGQRRFVGNASHELRTPLAINRTLLEVTLMDPEADEQTRQLCRTLLATNERSERMIEGLLLLAKADNEPTNREDIDLAEVAYRSVTQCEPEAAERQVAIRTSLQQVFVSGDGILIERIAMNLIQNALRHNIGAGGWVDVLSYDRSHDQPGHGLLVVANTGPEVPPYAVETLFEPFKRGSQPSGASAARDPKDKGVGLGLSIVRSVVRAHGGRVAAEPRPGGGLIVRVWLPVGA, from the coding sequence ATGGCGGGCAATTCGGGAGCGGTCGACAGCACCTACGGCGGCGATGTCGGGGCGGCGCCGGCACCGGCGCGCGGCGGGCGGCGCGGGCTCACCATACGGCTGAGGATGACCATCGCGTACGGCGCGGCGGTGTTCCTCACCGGAGCGGTGCTGGTCTACACGGCGTACTCGCTGTTCAAGTGGCGCCTGTCACACCCGAACCAGAACCTGGCCGACCCGCCGGGCTGTCCGGTGCTGAAGCCCAGGGACGCCCCGGGGCAGGCGGCCTACTGCAACTCCGTGAAGAACAAGCAGATCCTCAGCCAGATCGACAAGCCCCTGATCTTCGTGCTGCTGATCTCCGCGGTGGTGGCGGTGCTGATCGGCTACTTCCTGGCCGGCCGGTTCCTGCGCCCGATCAACCAGATCACGCGCACCGCGCGCCGGGTCGCCAGCCGTCCGGACCGCGCCCTGCACGCCCGCATCGACATGGAGGGCCCGGCCGACGACGAGCTCGTCACCCTGGCCCAGACCTTCGACGGCATGCTGGACCGCCTCGACCACGCCTTCGAGGGCCAGCGCCGGTTCGTCGGCAACGCCTCGCACGAGCTGCGCACCCCGCTGGCGATCAACCGCACGCTGCTCGAAGTGACGCTGATGGATCCGGAGGCCGACGAACAGACCCGGCAGCTGTGCCGCACCCTGCTGGCCACCAACGAGCGCAGCGAGCGCATGATCGAGGGCCTGCTGCTGCTGGCGAAGGCGGACAACGAGCCGACCAACCGCGAGGACATCGACCTGGCGGAGGTGGCCTACCGCTCGGTGACGCAGTGCGAGCCGGAGGCGGCCGAACGCCAGGTCGCGATCCGCACCTCGCTGCAGCAGGTGTTCGTCTCCGGCGACGGCATCCTCATCGAGCGCATCGCGATGAACCTGATCCAGAACGCGCTGCGCCACAACATCGGCGCCGGCGGCTGGGTCGACGTGCTCAGCTACGACCGCTCCCACGACCAGCCCGGCCACGGCCTGCTGGTGGTCGCCAACACCGGCCCGGAGGTCCCGCCGTACGCGGTGGAGACGCTGTTCGAGCCGTTCAAGCGCGGCTCGCAGCCCTCCGGCGCCTCCGCCGCGCGCGACCCGAAGGACAAGGGCGTCGGGCTGGGCCTGTCGATAGTGCGCTCCGTGGTGCGCGCGCACGGTGGGCGGGTCGCGGCCGAGCCGCGGCCCGGGGGCGGGCTGATCGTGCGGGTGTGGCTGCCGGTGGGGGCGTGA
- a CDS encoding response regulator transcription factor has translation MRVLVVEDEQVLADAVATGLRRDSMAVDVVYDGDAALERIAVNDYDVVVLDRDLPLVHGDDVCRHIVHSGLSTRVLMLTAAGDVADRVEGLTLGADDYLAKPFAFPELIARIRALGRRAVPALPPVLERAGIRVDPSRREVMRDGRLVPLSPKEFAVLEVLMRANGAAVSSEQLLEKAWDENADPFTNVVRVTVMTLRRKLGEPPVVVTVPGAGYRIP, from the coding sequence GTGCGGGTGCTGGTCGTAGAGGACGAGCAGGTGCTGGCCGATGCCGTGGCCACCGGACTGCGCCGCGATTCCATGGCGGTGGACGTCGTCTATGACGGCGACGCCGCGCTGGAACGCATAGCCGTCAACGACTACGACGTGGTCGTGCTGGACCGCGACCTGCCTCTGGTGCACGGCGACGACGTCTGCCGGCACATCGTGCACAGCGGTCTGTCGACCCGGGTCCTGATGCTGACGGCCGCCGGCGACGTCGCGGACCGCGTGGAGGGTCTGACCCTCGGCGCCGACGACTACCTCGCCAAGCCTTTCGCGTTCCCGGAACTGATCGCGCGCATCCGCGCTCTGGGCCGCCGCGCGGTCCCGGCGCTGCCGCCGGTGCTGGAGCGCGCGGGGATCCGCGTGGACCCGAGCCGGCGCGAGGTGATGCGGGACGGACGGCTGGTGCCGTTGTCCCCTAAGGAGTTCGCGGTACTGGAGGTGCTCATGCGTGCCAACGGTGCGGCTGTGAGTTCTGAGCAGCTGCTGGAGAAGGCGTGGGATGAGAACGCCGACCCGTTCACCAACGTGGTGCGGGTCACGGTGATGACGCTGCGCCGCAAGCTGGGTGAGCCGCCGGTCGTGGTGACCGTCCCCGGCGCCGGATACCGGATTCCCTGA
- a CDS encoding DUF3093 domain-containing protein, with amino-acid sequence MAGKDSTYDERLTAPAGWWAVTAMAGVMGGLIFLRVSPAAALAAALVTAVLCGALVVAYGRVGVRVQDGYLEAGPARLPLTALGAATALDAEAARRLRTTEADARAFMLLRGYVSTAVRVDVLDPEDPTPYLYLSTRRPDKLVKVLSAR; translated from the coding sequence ATGGCAGGCAAGGACAGCACATACGACGAACGCCTCACCGCGCCGGCCGGCTGGTGGGCCGTCACCGCGATGGCCGGCGTGATGGGCGGGCTCATCTTTCTGCGCGTGAGCCCGGCCGCGGCCCTGGCGGCGGCGCTCGTCACGGCAGTACTGTGCGGGGCCCTCGTGGTCGCCTACGGACGCGTCGGAGTACGCGTCCAGGACGGGTACCTCGAAGCCGGCCCCGCCCGTCTCCCCCTCACGGCGCTCGGGGCAGCCACCGCCCTGGACGCCGAGGCCGCGCGGCGCCTGCGGACCACGGAGGCCGACGCGCGCGCGTTCATGCTGTTGCGGGGCTATGTCAGCACCGCGGTACGGGTCGACGTCCTGGACCCCGAGGACCCCACGCCGTACCTGTACCTGTCGACGCGGCGCCCGGACAAGCTGGTCAAGGTGCTCTCCGCCCGCTGA
- a CDS encoding helix-turn-helix domain-containing protein codes for MVTYDQEPDGGRIRRLRRRAGLTQAEFGQLMGRSQGWVSGIENGDLELDSVTLIVRAASVLKVYPNEITGRPYDPGTPAEDRGHRAIPALRRVVARHGLPPDWPVEPRSRRELETAVTQLTFLRQAARYADLGEAAPNVIRELHAAAYQASPGEESERMHSLLARAYKEADTVAHELGYDDLSTLTTERFRAAASRAGDPYLPMVFDFLRVRDLWAADLWPDALQMLDGAIEAVGEPRDQQQASIWGSLQLRAAITAALSSKEDEAWERIRLAAETAARVPAGYDPYRLEFYSANVEIHRLAVAVEIRDGARAVELASQIRIPPSVPASRRGRHHLDAARGWIYYGGYDQALDEMERAERLAPLRVRNNPVAKAAVRSLLSHERRSQRERLRRMAGRMHIA; via the coding sequence ATGGTCACCTACGATCAGGAACCCGACGGCGGGCGCATCCGCCGTCTGCGCAGGCGCGCCGGCCTCACCCAGGCCGAGTTCGGACAGCTGATGGGCCGCTCCCAGGGCTGGGTGTCGGGTATCGAGAACGGGGACCTGGAGCTCGACTCGGTGACGCTGATCGTACGCGCCGCGAGCGTCCTGAAGGTCTATCCCAACGAAATAACCGGACGTCCCTACGATCCGGGCACCCCCGCCGAGGACCGCGGCCACCGCGCCATCCCGGCCCTGCGGCGCGTGGTCGCCCGGCACGGCCTCCCGCCGGACTGGCCGGTGGAACCGCGGTCGCGCCGGGAACTGGAGACCGCGGTGACGCAGCTGACGTTCCTGCGCCAGGCGGCGCGCTACGCCGATCTCGGGGAAGCCGCGCCGAACGTCATCCGCGAGCTCCACGCGGCGGCGTACCAGGCGAGTCCGGGCGAGGAGTCGGAGCGGATGCACAGCCTGCTCGCGCGCGCGTATAAAGAAGCGGACACGGTCGCCCACGAACTCGGCTACGACGACCTGTCCACCCTCACCACGGAACGCTTCCGCGCCGCCGCGTCCCGCGCCGGCGACCCCTACCTGCCGATGGTGTTCGACTTTCTCCGGGTGCGCGACTTGTGGGCAGCGGACCTGTGGCCCGACGCGCTGCAGATGCTCGACGGCGCGATCGAAGCGGTGGGCGAGCCGCGCGACCAGCAGCAGGCGTCCATCTGGGGCTCGCTCCAACTGCGCGCGGCGATCACCGCGGCGCTGTCCTCCAAGGAGGACGAAGCCTGGGAGCGGATCCGCCTGGCCGCCGAGACCGCGGCCCGTGTCCCCGCGGGGTACGACCCGTACCGGCTCGAGTTCTACTCGGCGAACGTCGAGATCCACCGGCTCGCCGTGGCCGTGGAGATCCGCGACGGGGCGCGGGCCGTCGAGCTGGCCTCGCAGATCCGGATCCCGCCGAGTGTCCCGGCCTCCCGGCGCGGCCGCCACCACCTGGACGCGGCGCGCGGTTGGATCTACTACGGCGGCTATGACCAGGCGCTGGACGAGATGGAGCGGGCTGAGCGGCTCGCGCCGCTGCGGGTCCGGAACAACCCGGTCGCCAAGGCCGCCGTGCGTTCGCTGCTGAGCCACGAGCGGCGCAGCCAGCGGGAGCGGCTGCGGCGCATGGCGGGGCGGATGCACATCGCCTGA
- a CDS encoding MTH1187 family thiamine-binding protein: MIVAFSVTPIGVGEGVSEYVADAVRVVRESGLPNSTDAMFTSIEGEWDEVMAVVKAAVDAVAAKAPRVSVTLKADIRAGVTDGLTAKVAAVEAKLAEQ, encoded by the coding sequence ATGATTGTCGCGTTCTCAGTGACCCCCATCGGCGTCGGCGAAGGCGTCAGCGAGTACGTCGCGGACGCGGTGCGCGTCGTGCGCGAAAGCGGCCTGCCCAACTCCACCGACGCGATGTTCACCAGCATCGAGGGGGAGTGGGACGAGGTGATGGCGGTCGTGAAGGCGGCCGTGGACGCGGTGGCCGCCAAGGCGCCGCGGGTCAGCGTGACGTTGAAGGCTGACATCCGCGCCGGTGTCACCGACGGGCTCACCGCGAAGGTGGCCGCGGTCGAGGCGAAGCTCGCCGAGCAGTAG